AAAGTTGACATGTGTATgaagagtgtaaagaacatgcaattcaacggttagattttcaaaatatgtagtaatgtttattttattgagtaaggttgtagctttatgctacaattaattttgtaactaaattttgtcttttatttttctcttcttgcttatttttttttcaattgtttgaaaAATCTATACTGGAAAATTAAAGTTTGAAAAAGTACGTACTTAAGCAtttatttttgaacaaagtttagttacagaattggttgtaacctaatGCTACAAcgttactcaatatctttttattgtatgcaaattttgacaaattcaccattcaattacatttttttcttatatcttttatggttacaaaatttctagaaaattaaagatcaatagctatgtcattaataaaatatttaaattgcatgtttttgtaattgaaaattatgtataaaatataatcttattaatcatatagaaaataatatttgattggcataaaatttgacatgtgtattaagagtgtaaagaaaatgtaatctaacgattagattttcaaaatatgtagtaatgttaatgatatcgagtaaggttgtaatcttaagctacaaccaattttgtaactaaacttggtcttttatttttctcttattgctttttttttcccaaccaTTTGAAAAATCCATACTggaaaattaaagtttaaaaaagtTTGTACTTTCCTTAGttgtgttttagattttttagttGATTCAATTACATAATTGTATTGATCAATGAATCAaacaattgaatttaattgtaattaaaaataatacctCTTGTGCaatattgattaaaatataCACATTGTTGGATTTAAATAAAGAATCTAAAACACTGACATTAAGGAACAATAATTCTAGAatcacaataattttcaaaattagtGAGGTGACATATTGTTAATGGTAGATAATAATGTAATGTTAGTAGTGGATTTGGATGTGAACCaatcaaggaagtcaatttATATTGTACCAGTATCGGTACTCTTTTAAAatgtacaaaaataaaatgctagGCTATATTTAGAATTTTTCGGGTATTTTGTCCAGTGTTGATGTTTTggtcaaaacaataaaaaaatgttaaaaagcaCGTTGTTTAAGCTAATACATTAAATCTCTCAAGTGTTCAGGAAAATTGTTGAGTtcactcactctcacacacTATATACAAGTTAACTCTTACTTTAACAAACTTTACTATAACTCATCTTTTTACTAAgtttcaattaatttaaattttaatgtaatttaatttaaaatgtactAACAAGTAATTCTTGAACACTCTGATTCtttaatatacatacatattcTTGATCATAAGGTTTCATTTATCTCAATAAGTTTCTTGGTAGTAGCATAAAACACTACTGAAGCACATATATGAAAATGATTACAACAAAAACGgtttttgctaaatttttttttgaaaggaaaattgATGACAATtgctaaaaagatttttttttctttccatttttttttccttgaaatgttatttaaaactaaatatcaatttagtcattttagGATTCTTAGCATGCTACTTTCAATAACTTATAGTCTTATACACTTAAAacagattcaaaataaaatagaaaggaaaTAGCTACCCcgggaattaaaaaaataccaatgtcaaagtgtttggatttgaaaataaaaataaaaagacagtCAAATTTGATTGTGCCATATTTGACCGCCATCTCGGCAACGGTGTTCCCCTTCAGTTATTACTTAATTTGTGACCAGCCAAGAGGAAAAGTCTCAGCCGTTTTCAAAGAACACGAGTTGATGACTTGACTTGCAGGGCGGCCCAACGCATAGGCAAGTTAGGCCTAGGCTGAGGcccaccaaaaaaacaaaattctccTGACGAAAAAAGGTCTCACTTTTAATGGTTTAAgacacaaatttttataaaattacatataCATTTTAACggttgtgcattttttttattagtgcaTTTTTTAacgatattacaaattttactattaacTTATAGATTACCATgttattaatcacaaaaaaattatttaaacattCAATagttaaattgataaaattcataAATGAGAGTCAATGTCACATTATATTTCGAATATTTTAGAGTGCTTTTAGTGCAATTTTCCTTCTCATTACTACTAAGACTCTCAAAGTATGAGACCAATAGAACCATAActcaattgaaaccctaaaatgttttttaaaaaatattgcaaatgtgttaaatcatcaattataaattaatcTTCCCTAATAGTTTGAGACTTGTAAATTGATATCCTACAAAGTCACacaccaaataatatatatatatatatatatatatttctctctctctctctctctctctctctctctttctctcttcctctctcttaaaaacaagatataaaattaaaaattagattacaacTTTACTTAACTATACATCATCGTATATCCAAAATAAAGTAtcttttttaatagtaatatatttttattaatatttatggtTCAAGTTtaactatgatattcaattctctatatGAAGAGTTTGTTTGAATATCGCTtattgcagaaaattaaaaacacagtagcaaaataatttttaaatatgtgaatagtgctaTAAGACCCAATATTATATTGGACTGTCCTTGTTGACGTGTCACCACACCAATTTACTCACCTAACTCATTTGACTCTCGCATGCTATAAAATGCCCTATCTCTGTTGAAACCAAATAAgccatttctctctttcttcctttttattgtTTTAGAGGATCAGAAGTGAGTTCAAGATACGTACGTAAAGATGTCTCTATTTGGGAAGGTAGAAGCTGAAATAGAGATCAAGGCCTCTGCATTTAAGTTTTTTGAGGCTAACAGCAAGCTAGTAGCTGATCTACCGAAACATGCCCCTAACTTTATACAAAGTGTTGATTTAGTAGAAGGTGAATGGGGACAAGAGGGCTCTGTCATGTGCTTCTATTTTACCTTCGGTAAGTCAAtcaatattatttgttgttgttgttgatcaTGTCTTATGAATTCCTGAACacttttaacattttatgtaatacTTGCCCTTACAAATGCTTATGGCTAGCCCGATCAACTGTGTATGTCTAAGATTTACTAAAGATTGTGTTGATGActtggtgggaaaaaaaaaaggaattgtaATGTGTTGTTGGGGGTGAGCtgacatatatttatatacttattttttaattagttttctagaaactaagtgtgcgtttggttccaaattaaaaatccagcttattttattattcagtttatttGTGTTACTATTCATATGATccactgtactttttggtactattcacgagtcactatactatttcaactaacttttatctttatttacagtactttaaataaaaagttttcagtttcagtaaaatataCGGATCTCAAATAGACCgtaaaacagaaaagaaaatcaataaatggaaggggcttaccattttttttttctattttttttttctatcaagAATAAAGTTTGGCCAAagatttctaattttttatgtttacgTTTGGATTGAAGgtttaaaggaaaatttttaaacttctcttatcaatttttattggatttgaatatttataagttcattgttatattatattttcttattatatttttcatacttacaaaatttgaagataattaaagatcaataattatgttatcaatcaaatgtttaaattttaagttttggtGATCTTAAATGATGCTATCTATAGTAATTGTCATCTTCATGTAGAAgaacaaacccacaaaaatcaACTCTAATAGTCTCTCCAAAATGCAAAAAGTAATTTAGAGTTACTATAGTTCATCTCTGCACCAAGTGAGCACTGTTCACTATCCACAccattttctcttcttaaaaaattcCATGGCTAAATATgagcatctccaataggctCCCGAAAGCCATTTTTAGAGagcaaacacacaaaaaaacaccTTCCAGCAACCTCTCtaactctattttttattttattttatagagttGGTATAGTAGCTCTATTGAAGAAGTGAGCACTATAACaactccaaatattttttttctcataaaaaaatccCTCCATTGATTAAAAGATgaatttctcttctctctctctctctctctaagtgtgtgtgtgtgagagagagagagagagagagagagagagagagaactagaGATAACTGTACTAGCTAGGTTAGACGAAGAGGAGGtaggaaaaaaacaaataggAAAGTGAAacatatggatgaaaaaaaaattaaagagaagggaatataaaataaataattagaaaaataaagttttgggcTTTGCTAAACTCATTCCAAATCACATagatttgataaatttcaagattgagataggtttgataaatttaaaattatatagaaattttaaaCGATTTGTAAAGACTAAtgtaaatttgataaatttcaaagtATAGTCAACActaacataaacaaaaaaaatgcaaacataaaaacttaaattagacGATCTCCAACTCGTTCTATCATTGCCATAAGTGTgccatgatatatatatatatatataccctcggaaaatttaaaaatgttagaAATCATCATAAGTAAAACAGAAGAACTCTAGAATCCActggaaaagagaaagaaaaaaaaagtttattgaaaCTTAAACTAATTAAAGTTCAACCATAAATACATGGACAAAATTACGTTTGGACCAATAGGGGCTATGCCCCTTGGccactacttttttttatttttttctttatatatatatatttgtaaattttttatattatatagttattatttgaagttaaatttcaaaaattacagTTAATTTCATCTAACAATTAAATTGACGaaaagacataaaaaaaaaaaagtcaactaGCCCATACCTATAACCCACctttaaaaaggaagaaagttTTAGTTGATTAATATGCCAACTCAAGTGCTACTACCATATTGAAGGCAATAACagttatcaactttttttttttttttattgagtatataaTAATTCTTATTAGAATACacacgaaaataataataatattttaaaacgGGTTTATAATATACCACATATAACAGTTATCAACATAATGCAATACATCTAGAACCTTAATGCTACCCAATGAAATCAACTACcaaggctctctctctctctctctctctctctctctctctctctctctctctgtgtataaataaatatttggattaaacttattaataattatgcattcttaattataaaattattaaacttTATGGTTGGATaacatattatttcttttatatattccaAGTTAATTTACTAcatttatcaataataatattagtaaaaaaagaaaaagaaaaaagaaatcagagGGCCATTTGTTTGTTGGTATTTTCGgtgagtaaaacataaaattgaataGTTTTGATAAAGTTTAATAGGAAACACTATTTTTCGTGTACATTTtatcaatattatattttccTTTCACTGCCTTAGTCATCaattaatcttttttgtttttgtttttttgttctcaaggatttttctttaatctttattttttgcctttggaattaaatgcaaaaaaacATAAGAATTACTTCGCCAaagaataatataatatttttggtACTAACTAATATCGATGTaccattttaaaatataagaattacTTCGTTCACCTGTGTATTCTACTTTATATTGTATCAATTGTAGTGTGTTACTTGTTTAACGAGGTGCAGAACATGATTAGGTCTGCCTCAACAAGATATTTTGAATCAAGAAACCTAATTGAATCAATCCATCTAGGGAGAGAGAAAGCAAGCAACTTATTTGAATCAATCCACCATATTTTCTCCATTCTGAGCCTTCCACCATCTTTACCAAAAGCTCGTTTCTTAAAGGTGCTTTTCCTCAACCGACAATCCTGTAAAGCCAATCCTTCCTCTCCTCTTTTAACTTAGCATGAACCTAGTTCCACCCTTCTCCACATTTTTCACTACTACTGTGTCCACACTCGCTTCTCCTAGACCCCACTAGGCCGGCCTATTACTAAAACTTCTCTTCTCAATACTTGTTTCTTCCATCCCCACTTAACTTACTAGTTTACTTTATAGTCTGGACAATGCATTTACGAGTAGTGTTTGAGAAGATGCAAAAACTTAAATTGAGACAGAAATGGGTGAATCAAGTAGGTGAATTGGAAAAATCTGCAGCTAGTAGAGGACGTTGAAGCACTGATTGACAGAAGTCAGATTGTAAAGTAGTTTTGTTTATTAGGTTCCTAGGGAAAGGAACTTTGTTGCTCATTGTCTCGCCAAGTGggtttttgagaattttgtgTTTCTCACTTGTCAACTACCATGAGATGCGTGCCTTTgtaatgttgtttgtttgttaataCATGCTTTTCCTTCCaggtaaaataaaagaaatgtcTCAAATGTGATGAGACAGGAAACAGCAAAATATTGTTAGTAAACTATAATGAAAAGGGTGGTGTTTATATCTTGTCTTTCTTGTTTTGATGTTTGTACAAttgattgtttttgtttgagtcGGTGGCAGATGGGAAAGCTGTAATGTCTAAGGAGGTAATGGAACCCGTTGATGACAAAAACCATTCACTCACTTTCAAGGTGATTGGAGGAATACTCCTGGAGTTGTACAAGAGTTTCAAATTCGTTGTTCAAGCCACTCCAAAGGGTGAGGGGAGCTTGGTCCGCTGGACTTTGGAATATGAGAAACTGAATGTAGATGATCCTGAATCAAACACAATGCTTGAATTTGCGATTGGTCTTACAAAAGATATGGACGCTCAACTTGCCCACGAATAGCTTCGAAGAAAGATTAGAgattgcgttttttttttttttttttgttgttgagaaataAGCACAATGTGTTTGtgtaaaataaaacttttgagaGCTTTAAAGACTAGAGCTTCCTCATTTATGGGCAAAATAAGCACAATATGTACTCATTTATGGGTACCACTAGAGCTTCCTCAATTGCCTCCTGCAGCATGTTATCTATATTGGATACATGAAATTAAAAATGCTTCCTACTATATCTATTAAATactagtttttttgttttgataccATATAAAGAAAAAGTCCAAAGTTACCTAACAGCTTGATCCATACTAGGCAACAGTAGTGAGTTGGCATTTTTGATGTTGTTAAACTGTGAGAATTGTAATTGAAAAAACGAAGTCAAATTATAATGTTCATATGTTACGTTCTAGGATGATTTATTGTGATAAATCTGTTCTTGAATGGTTAGTTCTGACTGCTATATTAAGGGTCCGTTTCAAACGGACCGTTTGGGaacaacatttttaattttttgctgaaagtatgatagaaaaaaactaaaagtattaaaagtactatagaataaaatttatgtgtaattttaaccctattttaaACTGAACAATTTATTTTGCTACGAAATCCCACTACAGTATGTTGTAAGTAGACTTTTGACATCTAATGTAATATATAAcagattctcaacaaaaaaaaaattgtaatataatagATAATTGAAGATCTGTAGAcctcgcaaaaaaaaaaaaaaaaaaaagatgtgtaGACCAACCCCAATGTTTACTAATACTATGAGAACTGCATGTAAATTATAGGCAAC
The sequence above is drawn from the Castanea sativa cultivar Marrone di Chiusa Pesio chromosome 5, ASM4071231v1 genome and encodes:
- the LOC142636623 gene encoding kirola-like, yielding MSLFGKVEAEIEIKASAFKFFEANSKLVADLPKHAPNFIQSVDLVEGEWGQEGSVMCFYFTFDGKAVMSKEVMEPVDDKNHSLTFKVIGGILLELYKSFKFVVQATPKGEGSLVRWTLEYEKLNVDDPESNTMLEFAIGLTKDMDAQLAHE